From a region of the Rhodoligotrophos appendicifer genome:
- a CDS encoding DUF2155 domain-containing protein — MSVSRVAVAAALGWAAILPQAARAEQIENPVAVFSGLDKITAVITSFQVPLNEAHRFGQLEVTPRVCYSRPPTEEPKTSTFVEVDEIEEDNSRKRIFTGWMFAESPGLHAVEHPVFDVWLTGCIDPSRPPEVTSEDGSGEAAPAEIPKDND; from the coding sequence ATGAGTGTCTCCCGCGTTGCTGTTGCCGCAGCCCTGGGATGGGCGGCGATTCTGCCTCAGGCCGCGCGCGCCGAGCAGATTGAAAATCCCGTCGCGGTTTTTTCCGGCCTCGACAAGATCACGGCCGTCATCACGTCTTTTCAGGTGCCCCTGAACGAGGCCCACCGCTTCGGCCAGCTCGAAGTCACCCCGCGCGTCTGCTATTCGCGGCCTCCCACGGAAGAGCCGAAGACCTCGACCTTCGTCGAGGTGGACGAGATCGAGGAGGACAACTCCCGCAAGCGGATCTTCACCGGCTGGATGTTCGCCGAAAGCCCGGGCCTGCACGCCGTGGAGCATCCGGTCTTCGACGTCTGGCTCACCGGCTGCATCGATCCCAGCCGCCCGCCCGAGGTGACGAGCGAGGACGGCAGCGGCGAGGCCGCGCCTGCGGAAATCCCCAAGGACAATGATTGA
- the parE gene encoding DNA topoisomerase IV subunit B, whose protein sequence is MSNADDLFGPLDAHIQQNRTKAKPPVPAAKPGQPPVPAAKPGQPPVPAAKPGLTSAAKPGLTPAAPVTRAPAESQYTAADIEVLEGLEPVRRRPGMYIGGTDEKALHHLFAEVIDNSMDEAIAGHASFIEVEYGADGFLTVTDNGRGIPIDPHPKFPGKSALEVILTTLHSGGKFDSKVYATSGGLHGVGVSVVNALSDHFEVEVARGQELYRQAYSRGHPLGPIERLGRVSNRRGTKIRFHPDPQIFGDSPKFKPARLFRMARAKAYLFGGVEIRWSCASENLGTASDIPQKATLRFPGGLKDFLEAQLEGQERVADEIFSGKVTKAEGHGSVEWAIGWFAGEGFVSSYCNTVPTVEGGTHENGMKSALTRSLKAYAELTNNKRAKDMIADDVMVSAGVLLSVFIREPEFQGQTKEKLASPEAGRIVDATLKDHFDHWLTGHPAQANRLLDWVIDRAEERLRRRQDREVQRKSAVRKLRLPGKLADCQQNAAQGAEIFIVEGDSAGGSAKQARDRKNQAVLPLRGKILNVASATRDKLAQNQQLADLAQALGCGTGARFRADDLRYDKVIIMTDADVDGAHIASLLITFFFREMRGLVESGHLYLAVPPLYRIAQGAKTIYARDDAHKDALIAKEFKGRGKVEVSRFKGLGEMMPAQLKETTMSPKSRMLLQVELVEDEDRSTGRSVEQLMGNKPEERFRFITDRAQFVDTAELDV, encoded by the coding sequence ATGTCGAATGCCGATGATCTCTTCGGGCCTCTCGATGCCCATATCCAGCAGAACCGCACCAAGGCCAAACCGCCGGTGCCGGCGGCAAAACCTGGACAACCGCCGGTGCCGGCGGCAAAACCTGGACAACCGCCGGTGCCGGCGGCAAAACCTGGACTCACGTCAGCGGCAAAGCCTGGACTCACGCCGGCCGCACCCGTCACGCGGGCACCCGCCGAGAGCCAGTACACCGCTGCCGACATCGAGGTCCTCGAGGGTTTGGAGCCGGTGCGCCGCCGCCCCGGCATGTATATCGGCGGCACCGACGAGAAGGCCCTCCATCACCTCTTCGCCGAGGTCATCGACAATTCCATGGATGAGGCGATCGCCGGCCATGCGAGCTTCATCGAGGTGGAATACGGCGCCGATGGCTTCCTGACGGTCACCGACAACGGCCGCGGCATTCCCATCGATCCGCATCCGAAATTCCCCGGCAAGTCCGCCCTCGAGGTGATCCTCACCACGCTTCACTCCGGCGGCAAGTTCGATTCCAAGGTCTATGCGACCTCCGGCGGCCTCCACGGCGTCGGCGTCTCCGTCGTCAACGCCCTGTCCGACCATTTCGAGGTCGAGGTCGCCCGCGGCCAGGAGCTTTACCGCCAGGCCTATAGCCGCGGCCACCCCTTGGGCCCCATCGAGCGTCTCGGCCGCGTCTCCAACCGCCGCGGCACGAAGATCCGCTTCCATCCCGATCCGCAGATCTTCGGCGACAGCCCGAAATTCAAGCCGGCCCGCCTCTTCCGCATGGCCCGCGCCAAGGCCTATCTCTTCGGCGGCGTCGAGATCCGCTGGTCCTGCGCCTCGGAAAACTTAGGCACCGCCTCCGACATCCCCCAGAAGGCGACCTTGCGGTTCCCCGGCGGCCTGAAGGATTTCCTCGAGGCTCAGCTGGAAGGCCAGGAGCGGGTCGCCGACGAGATCTTCTCCGGCAAGGTGACGAAGGCGGAGGGTCACGGCTCCGTCGAATGGGCCATCGGCTGGTTTGCCGGCGAGGGCTTCGTCTCCTCCTATTGCAACACGGTCCCCACCGTCGAGGGCGGGACCCACGAAAACGGCATGAAGTCGGCCCTCACCCGTTCACTCAAGGCCTATGCCGAGCTCACCAACAACAAGCGCGCCAAGGACATGATCGCCGACGACGTCATGGTCTCGGCCGGCGTCCTCCTCTCCGTCTTCATCCGCGAACCGGAATTCCAGGGCCAGACCAAGGAGAAGCTGGCGAGCCCCGAGGCGGGACGCATTGTCGATGCCACCCTGAAGGATCATTTCGACCATTGGCTCACCGGCCATCCCGCCCAGGCCAACCGCCTCCTCGACTGGGTCATCGACCGCGCCGAGGAGCGCCTGCGCCGCCGCCAGGACCGCGAGGTGCAGCGCAAGTCGGCCGTGCGCAAGCTCCGGCTGCCCGGCAAGCTCGCCGACTGCCAGCAGAATGCGGCCCAGGGGGCCGAAATCTTCATCGTCGAGGGCGATTCGGCCGGCGGCTCCGCCAAGCAGGCCCGCGACCGCAAGAATCAGGCGGTGCTGCCGTTGCGCGGCAAGATCCTCAATGTCGCCTCGGCGACCCGCGACAAGCTCGCCCAGAACCAGCAACTCGCCGATCTGGCCCAGGCGCTTGGCTGCGGGACCGGCGCCCGCTTCCGCGCCGATGACCTGCGCTACGACAAGGTCATCATCATGACCGACGCCGATGTGGACGGCGCCCACATCGCCTCGCTCCTGATCACCTTCTTCTTCCGCGAGATGCGCGGCCTGGTCGAGAGCGGCCATCTCTATCTCGCCGTCCCCCCGCTCTACCGCATCGCCCAGGGCGCAAAGACCATCTATGCCCGCGACGACGCCCACAAGGACGCCCTCATCGCCAAGGAGTTCAAGGGCCGCGGCAAGGTCGAGGTCTCCCGCTTCAAGGGCCTGGGCGAAATGATGCCGGCCCAGCTCAAGGAGACCACCATGAGCCCGAAATCCCGCATGCTCCTGCAGGTGGAGCTCGTCGAGGACGAGGACCGCAGCACCGGCCGCAGCGTCGAGCAGCTCATGGGCAACAAGCCCGAAGAACGGTTCCGCTTCATCACCGACCGCGCCCAATTCGTCGACACCGCCGAACTCGACGTCTGA
- a CDS encoding ceramidase domain-containing protein, translating to MDWFASIDLYCERIGPGLWAEPLNALSNAAFFVAALVAGWHAWHSPARRDGLLWLLIALVAAIGAGSTAFHIVAQRWAMAADVLPITLFTYAFFLFAMRRFAGLGWAWASLTTLAFLVGSFFTVLVPRHVMNGSVGYLPAFLAMSGVGLLLMGRRHPAGAWLGAAGAVFLVSLMFRSIDQAVCPLFPWGVHYLWHVLNGVVLWMLLEAGARYGSWEPGRRPG from the coding sequence GTGGACTGGTTCGCCAGCATCGACCTCTATTGTGAGCGCATCGGCCCCGGCCTCTGGGCCGAGCCCCTCAATGCGCTCTCCAACGCCGCCTTCTTCGTGGCGGCGCTGGTGGCCGGCTGGCACGCCTGGCACTCGCCGGCGCGGCGGGACGGGCTCCTCTGGCTGCTGATCGCCCTGGTGGCGGCGATCGGGGCCGGCTCGACGGCCTTCCATATCGTGGCGCAGAGATGGGCCATGGCGGCGGATGTGCTGCCGATCACCCTGTTCACCTATGCGTTCTTCCTGTTCGCCATGCGCCGCTTCGCCGGGCTGGGATGGGCATGGGCGAGCCTGACGACGCTCGCCTTCCTGGTGGGCTCGTTCTTCACGGTGCTGGTGCCCCGGCATGTGATGAACGGCTCGGTGGGCTATCTGCCGGCCTTCCTCGCCATGAGCGGTGTGGGGCTCCTGCTGATGGGGCGCCGGCACCCGGCCGGGGCCTGGCTGGGGGCCGCGGGGGCGGTGTTCCTCGTGTCATTGATGTTCCGCAGCATCGACCAGGCGGTGTGCCCGCTGTTTCCCTGGGGCGTGCATTATCTGTGGCATGTCCTCAATGGCGTGGTGCTGTGGATGCTGCTGGAGGCGGGGGCGCGGTACGGGTCCTGGGAGCCGGGGCGGCGGCCAGGATGA
- a CDS encoding L,D-transpeptidase encodes MRRNIFFAAAVSAALVGLSGFGGEAKAQSSQPFAQLSQLFEGLGRNVTQPSSKTRRYVRYETSKKPGSIVVETGERALYYVLPGGEAIRYSIGVGRQGFQWSGAHKVSRKAEWPTWTPPAEMRRRQPGLPITMAGGPNNPLGARALYIGSTLYRIHGTNDARSIGLAMSSGCIRMMNNDVIDLYERVKIGARVYVYH; translated from the coding sequence ATGAGACGCAACATATTCTTCGCGGCGGCCGTCAGTGCGGCCCTTGTCGGTCTGTCCGGGTTCGGAGGAGAAGCGAAGGCACAGTCGAGCCAGCCCTTCGCGCAATTGAGCCAGCTGTTCGAGGGGCTCGGACGAAACGTCACCCAGCCCTCCAGCAAGACGCGGCGCTATGTGCGCTATGAGACGAGCAAGAAACCGGGATCCATCGTCGTGGAGACGGGGGAGCGGGCGCTGTATTACGTGCTGCCGGGAGGCGAGGCGATCCGCTATTCCATCGGCGTCGGCCGGCAGGGCTTCCAATGGTCAGGGGCGCACAAGGTCTCGCGCAAGGCGGAGTGGCCGACATGGACGCCGCCGGCCGAGATGCGCCGTCGCCAGCCCGGGCTTCCCATCACCATGGCGGGAGGGCCAAACAATCCGCTGGGCGCCCGCGCGCTCTATATCGGCTCGACCCTCTACCGCATCCATGGAACGAACGACGCCCGCAGCATCGGTCTCGCCATGTCCTCGGGCTGCATCAGGATGATGAACAACGACGTGATCGACCTCTATGAGCGGGTCAAGATCGGCGCCCGGGTCTATGTGTATCACTGA
- a CDS encoding VOC family protein — translation MATIIPALRYNDAKVAIDWLPTAFGFTVHAVYEDEDGSIVHAEMRQGADFILISSARDDDLRLASPQDGVASVCIYIVIDEVDRHHAQAKAAGAEIIRPPADTPYGSREYSCRDPEGHLWSFGTYAPSL, via the coding sequence ATGGCGACCATCATTCCGGCACTGCGCTATAATGATGCCAAAGTGGCAATCGATTGGCTTCCCACGGCCTTCGGCTTCACAGTTCATGCAGTTTATGAAGACGAGGACGGGTCCATCGTGCATGCCGAAATGAGACAGGGGGCGGATTTCATCCTGATCAGCTCCGCCCGCGACGACGATCTCAGGCTGGCCAGTCCGCAAGACGGGGTGGCCAGCGTCTGCATCTATATCGTGATCGACGAAGTGGACCGCCATCACGCGCAAGCGAAGGCCGCGGGTGCAGAAATCATCCGGCCGCCGGCGGATACGCCCTATGGCTCGCGGGAATATTCCTGCCGCGACCCGGAGGGCCATCTCTGGAGCTTCGGGACCTACGCTCCCAGCCTGTGA
- the speE gene encoding polyamine aminopropyltransferase, with translation MSDGDGIWYSETLHEGLRTSFQVKRVLFDNRSDHQHLVIADSVSFGKVMMLDGVTQLTTADEFIYHEMLSHVPILAHGAVKDVLVIGGGDGGIAAEVLKHDSVERFTLVEIDGGVVDFSKTHLPEVSRGAFEDPRFEVIIQDGKDFAATTERRYDLIVIDSTDPIGPGEVLFTESFYRDCHRMLKAGGIIVTQNGVPFFQPKELAQTIRFFSGIFRDATCFLAAVPTYVGGFMALGWGSDDGDLRKVAPEIIQQRFEAAQIETRYYTPEIHQACFALPRFIGDIVASARQGSPLRDL, from the coding sequence ATGAGCGACGGCGACGGCATCTGGTATTCGGAAACCCTGCATGAGGGGCTGCGGACCTCCTTCCAGGTCAAACGCGTGCTGTTCGACAATCGCAGCGATCATCAGCATCTGGTGATCGCGGACAGTGTGAGTTTCGGCAAGGTGATGATGCTGGATGGGGTGACCCAGCTCACCACCGCAGACGAGTTCATCTATCACGAGATGCTGAGCCATGTGCCGATCCTGGCGCATGGGGCCGTGAAGGACGTGCTGGTGATCGGCGGCGGCGACGGGGGGATCGCCGCGGAGGTGCTGAAGCACGATTCCGTCGAACGCTTCACCCTGGTCGAGATCGATGGCGGCGTCGTCGACTTCTCCAAGACGCATCTGCCGGAGGTCAGCCGCGGCGCCTTCGAGGATCCGCGCTTCGAAGTGATCATCCAGGACGGGAAGGATTTCGCGGCCACCACGGAGCGGCGCTATGACCTGATCGTCATCGATTCGACCGACCCGATCGGGCCCGGCGAGGTCCTGTTCACGGAAAGCTTCTACCGGGACTGCCACCGCATGCTGAAGGCCGGCGGCATCATCGTCACGCAGAACGGGGTGCCGTTCTTCCAGCCCAAGGAGCTCGCGCAGACGATCCGGTTCTTTTCAGGGATCTTCCGGGATGCGACCTGCTTCCTGGCGGCGGTGCCCACCTATGTCGGCGGCTTCATGGCGCTGGGCTGGGGCAGCGACGATGGGGATTTGCGCAAGGTGGCGCCGGAGATCATCCAGCAGCGGTTCGAGGCGGCCCAGATCGAGACACGCTATTACACGCCAGAGATCCATCAGGCGTGTTTCGCACTGCCCCGGTTCATCGGCGACATCGTCGCATCGGCACGGCAGGGTTCCCCACTGAGAGACCTTTGA
- the speD gene encoding adenosylmethionine decarboxylase — protein MSAHTLFQVGMDLEAPSTAQKEDTTHGRPVIEDDRKDHFITKNGVDCAGMHLIIDLHEAEGIDDIELIDATLRDCVEVAGATLLHMHLHHFTPNSGVSGVAVLAESHISIHTWPERGYAALDVFMCGDSAPERCIEVLRRAFKPQRINVTELLRGEGA, from the coding sequence ATGAGCGCACACACCCTCTTCCAAGTGGGGATGGACTTGGAGGCTCCAAGCACCGCCCAAAAGGAAGATACGACCCACGGCCGCCCTGTGATCGAGGACGACCGCAAGGACCATTTCATCACGAAGAACGGCGTCGACTGCGCCGGGATGCATCTGATCATCGACCTGCACGAGGCGGAAGGAATCGACGACATCGAGTTGATCGACGCCACTTTGCGCGACTGCGTCGAAGTGGCCGGGGCCACGCTGCTGCACATGCATCTGCATCATTTCACCCCCAATAGCGGGGTGAGCGGGGTTGCGGTCCTGGCGGAGAGCCATATCTCGATCCACACCTGGCCGGAGCGGGGCTATGCCGCGCTGGACGTGTTCATGTGCGGCGATTCCGCGCCGGAGCGGTGCATCGAGGTGCTGAGGCGGGCGTTCAAGCCGCAGCGCATCAACGTCACCGAATTGCTGCGAGGCGAAGGGGCCTGA
- a CDS encoding ABC-F family ATP-binding cassette domain-containing protein — MLHINGLSYRIDGRLLLDDATCAIMPGHKVGFVGRNGTGKSTLLKLLTGALQPEQGSVSVPKNARIGQVAQEAPGGPESLIDVVLAADTERAALLDEAEHASDPNRIAEIQIRLADIDAHAAPARAAIILSGLGFPEEDQKRPCSDFSGGWRMRVALAAVLFAQPDVLLLDEPTNYLDLEGTLWLQNFLKTYPATVLIVSHDRDLLNAVPEQIMLLEGLKLTLYSGNYDRFERLRREEQARQLKLKKRQDDERKHMQAFVDRFRYTASKARQAQSRLKMLERMEPVSAIVDQHVVPFHFPKTQRPLDPPLIRIEEGSVGYEPGKPILRNLDLRIDTDDRIALLGSNGNGKSTFAKLIAGKLGVETGHMRYHKRMNVGYFAQHQVDALNLADTPYDYMIKLMPDATIAQRRARLGSFGFAAHLADNKIATLSGGEKARLTLMLATFSGPHILLLDEPTNHLDIDSRAALVSALNDFEGAVILISHDRFLIEACVDRLWLVADKTVTPYDGDLDDYTKLVLERSRAARKEKRESAQDVVAESSQGESAASEVESPKAPAEPQLTAQERRKRDADARARLAPYRRRIEVAEKRVAEVQRKIAEIDEKLADPKLYAKESSAANRLVQDRGVLLKQLKSVENEWLDATTALEEAESRLALA; from the coding sequence ATGTTGCACATTAACGGCCTCAGCTACCGCATCGACGGGCGTCTCCTCTTGGACGACGCCACCTGCGCCATCATGCCCGGCCACAAGGTCGGCTTTGTCGGCCGTAACGGCACTGGCAAATCGACCCTGCTCAAGCTGCTGACCGGCGCCTTGCAGCCCGAGCAGGGCTCCGTCAGCGTGCCGAAGAACGCCCGCATCGGCCAGGTGGCCCAGGAGGCCCCGGGCGGGCCCGAATCCCTCATCGACGTGGTCCTCGCCGCCGACACCGAGCGTGCAGCGCTCCTGGACGAGGCCGAGCACGCCTCCGATCCCAACCGCATCGCCGAGATCCAGATCCGCTTGGCCGACATCGATGCCCATGCCGCGCCCGCCCGCGCGGCCATCATCCTCTCCGGCCTGGGCTTTCCCGAGGAGGACCAGAAGCGGCCCTGTTCCGACTTCTCCGGTGGCTGGCGCATGCGTGTGGCCCTGGCCGCGGTGCTCTTCGCCCAGCCCGACGTGCTCCTTCTCGACGAGCCCACCAACTATCTCGACCTCGAGGGCACGCTCTGGCTCCAGAACTTCCTGAAGACCTATCCGGCCACCGTCCTGATCGTCAGCCACGACCGCGACCTCCTGAACGCGGTGCCCGAGCAGATCATGCTGCTGGAAGGCCTGAAGCTCACGCTTTATTCCGGCAATTACGACCGCTTCGAGCGCCTCCGCCGGGAGGAGCAGGCCCGCCAGCTGAAGCTGAAGAAGCGCCAGGACGACGAGCGCAAGCACATGCAGGCCTTTGTCGACCGGTTTCGCTACACCGCCTCCAAGGCGCGCCAGGCCCAGAGCCGTCTGAAGATGCTGGAGCGCATGGAGCCGGTCTCCGCCATCGTCGACCAGCACGTCGTCCCGTTCCATTTCCCCAAGACCCAGCGCCCGCTCGATCCCCCGCTGATTCGCATCGAGGAAGGCTCGGTGGGCTACGAGCCCGGCAAGCCGATCCTGCGCAATCTCGACCTGCGCATCGACACCGACGACCGCATCGCCCTGCTCGGCTCCAACGGCAACGGCAAATCCACCTTTGCAAAGCTCATCGCCGGCAAGCTCGGCGTCGAGACCGGTCATATGCGCTATCACAAGCGCATGAATGTCGGCTATTTCGCCCAGCATCAGGTCGATGCCCTGAACCTTGCCGACACGCCTTACGATTACATGATCAAGCTGATGCCGGATGCGACCATCGCCCAGCGCCGCGCCCGCCTCGGCTCCTTCGGCTTTGCAGCCCATCTCGCCGACAACAAGATCGCCACTTTGTCCGGCGGCGAGAAGGCGCGTCTCACGCTGATGCTGGCGACCTTTTCCGGCCCGCATATCCTGCTGCTGGACGAGCCGACGAACCATCTCGACATCGACAGCCGTGCCGCTCTCGTCTCCGCCTTGAACGATTTCGAAGGCGCCGTCATCCTGATCAGCCACGACCGCTTCCTGATCGAGGCCTGCGTCGATCGCCTCTGGCTGGTCGCCGACAAGACCGTCACCCCTTACGACGGCGATCTCGACGATTACACGAAGCTGGTGCTCGAGCGCTCCCGCGCCGCGCGCAAGGAAAAACGCGAATCCGCTCAGGATGTTGTGGCGGAATCTTCGCAGGGTGAATCCGCTGCTTCAGAAGTTGAATCACCGAAGGCCCCGGCCGAGCCTCAGCTCACCGCCCAGGAGCGCCGCAAGCGTGACGCCGATGCCAGGGCCCGCCTTGCCCCCTATCGCCGTCGCATCGAGGTGGCCGAGAAGCGCGTGGCCGAGGTCCAGCGCAAGATCGCCGAAATCGATGAAAAGCTGGCCGACCCGAAGCTCTACGCCAAGGAAAGCTCCGCCGCCAACCGCCTGGTCCAGGACCGCGGCGTTCTGCTGAAGCAGTTGAAATCCGTGGAGAACGAGTGGCTCGACGCCACCACCGCCCTGGAAGAGGCCGAATCGAGACTGGCCCTGGCCTGA
- a CDS encoding cyclase family protein: protein MCVAGCHEAVAKSLSRRRLLSGSVVAAGALASLAGSGAGAGALAAGGKAFSKVVDLTLLLTDDFPTYGGTQGFTLEPVTTIASDGYNTNRWIVDEHTGTHIDAPLHFINDGIDVSQIAVDTLVAPLVVVDIREKAAKDADAMVEVADLERWEKAHGAIPDGAVVVMMSGWDKHLGTDMYRNAAEGGVMHFPGFSPAAAKWMLERKIAGLGVDTLSQDRGISKDFAVHVAWLGAGRFGIEAMGNLDQVPAAGATLVIGAPKIKGATGGPTRVLALV, encoded by the coding sequence ATGTGTGTTGCCGGATGCCATGAAGCCGTCGCCAAAAGTCTGTCGCGGCGCAGGCTCTTGTCGGGAAGCGTCGTCGCAGCGGGCGCCCTGGCGAGCCTGGCCGGTTCGGGAGCAGGCGCCGGGGCGCTGGCGGCCGGCGGCAAGGCATTCAGTAAGGTGGTCGACCTGACCTTGCTGCTCACCGACGACTTCCCGACCTATGGCGGCACCCAGGGCTTCACCCTGGAGCCGGTGACAACGATCGCCTCCGATGGCTACAACACCAATCGCTGGATCGTCGACGAGCATACGGGAACCCATATCGACGCGCCGCTCCACTTCATCAATGACGGGATCGACGTCTCGCAGATCGCGGTCGACACCCTGGTCGCGCCCCTGGTGGTGGTCGATATCCGCGAGAAAGCCGCCAAGGACGCCGATGCGATGGTGGAAGTGGCCGATCTCGAGCGCTGGGAAAAGGCGCATGGGGCCATCCCGGACGGCGCCGTCGTGGTGATGATGAGCGGCTGGGACAAGCATCTGGGCACGGACATGTATCGCAATGCGGCCGAAGGCGGGGTCATGCATTTCCCCGGATTCTCACCCGCCGCGGCGAAATGGATGCTGGAGCGCAAGATCGCCGGGCTCGGCGTCGATACCCTGTCCCAGGACCGGGGCATCTCGAAGGATTTCGCCGTGCATGTGGCCTGGCTCGGCGCCGGACGCTTCGGCATCGAGGCGATGGGCAATCTCGACCAGGTGCCGGCAGCGGGGGCAACCCTCGTCATCGGCGCGCCGAAGATCAAAGGTGCCACCGGCGGGCCGACGCGGGTGCTGGCGCTGGTCTGA
- a CDS encoding glutathione S-transferase N-terminal domain-containing protein has product MAPTLYELAGAQDERFSPYCWRVRFALAHKGLKPEVKPLAYHQIRSVGHCGHPTVPILIDDSKEVCDSWAIASHLEEAYPEKPALFGPGARRMGQYKFIEAWTNQVLHPAIMPLIVLDIFERLQPEDQAYFRETREKRVGSLEAARGDETARREMIKTQLAPVRFALSRQKWLGGDSPDYADYIVAGTLQWPRVSSPRRVVEDPAVEEWFERMLDLFDGMGRKAPALR; this is encoded by the coding sequence ATGGCGCCCACACTCTACGAGCTGGCCGGTGCACAGGACGAACGGTTCAGCCCCTATTGCTGGCGCGTCCGATTCGCCCTGGCGCATAAGGGCCTGAAGCCGGAGGTCAAGCCGCTGGCCTATCACCAGATCCGTTCGGTCGGCCATTGCGGCCATCCGACGGTCCCGATCCTCATCGACGACAGCAAGGAGGTCTGCGACAGCTGGGCCATCGCCAGCCATCTGGAAGAGGCCTATCCCGAGAAGCCGGCGCTGTTCGGCCCGGGAGCGCGGCGGATGGGACAGTACAAGTTCATCGAAGCCTGGACCAACCAGGTGCTGCATCCGGCGATCATGCCCCTGATCGTGCTCGACATCTTCGAGCGGCTGCAGCCGGAGGACCAGGCCTATTTCCGCGAGACGCGCGAGAAGCGGGTCGGGTCACTGGAGGCGGCGCGCGGCGACGAGACGGCCCGGCGCGAAATGATCAAGACCCAGCTCGCTCCCGTGCGGTTCGCCCTGTCGCGGCAGAAATGGCTCGGCGGCGACAGCCCGGACTATGCCGACTACATCGTCGCCGGCACCCTGCAATGGCCGCGGGTGTCGAGCCCGCGACGGGTGGTGGAGGATCCGGCGGTCGAGGAATGGTTCGAACGGATGCTCGATTTGTTCGACGGCATGGGCCGCAAAGCACCGGCGCTTCGATAA
- a CDS encoding DUF1737 domain-containing protein — protein sequence MSEKLNYRLLTGPDDRSFCEKVSQALEDGYLLFGAPSITHDGSRVICAQAVILPHTLSAGGD from the coding sequence ATGTCCGAGAAACTTAACTACCGACTGCTCACCGGTCCCGACGACCGATCGTTTTGCGAAAAGGTCTCGCAGGCGCTGGAAGACGGCTATCTGCTCTTCGGTGCGCCGTCCATCACCCATGACGGATCGCGGGTGATCTGCGCCCAGGCGGTGATCCTGCCGCATACACTCAGCGCAGGGGGAGACTGA
- a CDS encoding DNA polymerase III subunit chi — MTEVLFYHLERQDLEQVLPMLLTKTLERGWRAVVQAGSEERVEALTVMLWTYEDDSFLPHGSAKDGFAEQQPIWLTPDDDNPNGAQVRFFVDGASLEEVAAYERVVHLFDGRNPEAVAAARGEWTKAKARGHAVTYWQQSSEGRWERKA; from the coding sequence ATGACGGAGGTGTTGTTCTATCATCTGGAGCGCCAGGATCTCGAACAGGTGCTACCGATGCTGCTTACCAAGACCTTGGAGCGGGGGTGGCGGGCGGTGGTGCAGGCGGGCAGCGAGGAGCGGGTCGAGGCGCTGACCGTGATGCTGTGGACTTATGAAGACGACAGTTTCCTGCCGCATGGCAGTGCCAAGGATGGCTTTGCCGAGCAGCAGCCGATCTGGCTGACGCCGGACGACGACAATCCGAACGGGGCGCAGGTGCGCTTCTTCGTGGACGGGGCCAGCCTGGAGGAGGTCGCCGCCTATGAGCGGGTCGTGCATCTGTTCGACGGACGCAATCCGGAGGCGGTGGCGGCCGCCCGCGGCGAATGGACGAAGGCCAAGGCCCGTGGGCATGCCGTGACCTATTGGCAGCAGTCGAGCGAAGGGCGCTGGGAGCGCAAGGCTTAA